The genomic region AGAGCTCGCCGAGCACGCGGGCGATCTCCGCGGCGCCCTCGCCTTCGATCAGCGTGTCGTGGGTTCCCGGCACGACGTGGGTGCGCAGCCGGACGCCCGGGATCGCGCGCCACCCGTTGTCGGGATCGTCGTGCAGCCGTCCGGCGCGCTCGACCTGGTCGCGAGCGCGAAAAAGAACGACCGGCACGGGCAGGGTCTCGGGCGCGTACGCGCGAAGCGCCCGTCCCAGCGGGGCGGGACGGAGCCGGCGGCCGATGCGCCGCCGCACCGCCGCCGCGCGCTCCTTCCACGAAAGCCGGAGGAACCGTCTCCAGATCCCCGCCGCGCGAAGGACCGGCGGCGCCGGAGGGGGATAGCCGGGGGCGAACGTGTCGAGGAGCACGAGGAGGTCGACGGCTTCCCCCGCCGCCGCGAGCCGACGGGCCATTTCCCATGCGACGGTCCCTCCGAAGGAGTGTCCGCCGAGACGATACGGGCCGCGCGGCTGGACGAGCCGCAGCGCGGGGAGGAAGCGGTCCGCCCACGCTCCGATCGACTCGGGCATCGGCTCGCCCGTCTCGGTCAGGACGTGGAAGGCGTAGAAAGGCTGGTCGTCGCCGAGCAGGCGCGCGATCGTCCGGAAGTTGAACCCGGGGCCGTTTCCTCCCGGAACGCAGAAGAACGGGGGCCGCGACCCGGCGGCGCGCAAGGCGACGATCGGAGAGACGGGCGATGCGCCGGGCGCCGCCGGCTCGCGGAGCAGCCTCGCGAGCGACTCGATCGTCGGCGCGTCGAGCAGCACCGGGAGCGGGAGCCTCCTGCCGAAGCGGCGTTCGACGGCCGCGAGCATCTCTGCGGCGATCAACGAATGGCCTCCGAGGTCGAAGAAGTCGTCCCGCGTCCCCTCGACGGGTCCGGGCAGGAGCAGGCGCCAGATCTCGAGGAGCTCGCGCTCGACCTCGTCGGCGGGCGGGACGGCGGGAGCCCGTCCAAACCCGCCGGGGGACGGCGCCGGAAGCGCGCGCCGATCGATCTTCCCGGTTCGCGTGCGGGGAAGGTCGGCGAGCACGACGACGGCCTGCGGGACGAACGGGGCCGGGAGACGGCGGCGGAGGATCTCGCGGAGGGCATCGCGGGCCGGGATCGCCGCCGGATCCCCTTCGA from Thermoanaerobaculia bacterium harbors:
- a CDS encoding AMP-binding protein, with the protein product TGSTTFGGGLANIHQALLAGAAVVHFPVETEGLAALARAIVEEGVTVYHSVPSVFRRFLATAGPEARFPGVRLVRLSGDAVLRRDFELWRTHFPGAARLRVNLALTEAGTVCSNLVPRDADPAEGAIPVGPPCPGVLVEIRDDEGRPLPAGEVGEIVIRREWMADGYWRDPELTAARFQTDPGGGRAYRTGDLGRIRTDGIVEHVGRKDFQVKIRGVRVHLGEVEAALACLPGVTDTAAAAFPDTSGENTLVAYLEGDPAAIPARDALREILRRRLPAPFVPQAVVVLADLPRTRTGKIDRRALPAPSPGGFGRAPAVPPADEVERELLEIWRLLLPGPVEGTRDDFFDLGGHSLIAAEMLAAVERRFGRRLPLPVLLDAPTIESLARLLREPAAPGASPVSPIVALRAAGSRPPFFCVPGGNGPGFNFRTIARLLGDDQPFYAFHVLTETGEPMPESIGAWADRFLPALRLVQPRGPYRLGGHSFGGTVAWEMARRLAAAGEAVDLLVLLDTFAPGYPPPAPPVLRAAGIWRRFLRLSWKERAAAVRRRIGRRLRPAPLGRALRAYAPETLPVPVVLFRARDQVERAGRLHDDPDNGWRAIPGVRLRTHVVPGTHDTLIEGEGAAEIARVLGELFADPFSGTGSAGPHGGTDAEPRRAAS